A region of the Azospirillaceae bacterium genome:
CTGGCGCGGCACCTCCAGGAGTCGCAGGCGGTCCGGCTGGCGAAAATCGAAGAGCGGACGCTGCGGCACCACCCGCACGAACTAGTGCAGTTCCAATAGAGATATTGGGCGAATGCTGGCTTGGCGGCGTAGTAATGGGATGCATGAGCCGGTGTTCGTTCGGGAGTTGACGCAGGAGGAGAGGCGGGAGTTGGAGTCGGGCCTGAGGAGCCGGGACGGGTTCCGGCTGAGGCGGTGCCAAGTCCTGCTGGCCAGCAGCCGGGGCGAGCACGCCGCGGTGATCGCCCGGCAGGTGGGGTGTTCGCCGCAGACGGCCCGCAACGCCATCGCCGCGTTCAACGCGCGGGGGCTGGCGAGCCTGGCGCGGGGCTCGACGCGCCCCAAGACGGCCGCCCCGGCGCTCGACGAAGGCAAGCGGGAGCGGCTGAGGGAGTTGCTGCACCACAGCCCCCGCGCGTTCGGCAAGCACCGGAGCACGTGGACGCTCGACCTGCTGGCCGCGGCGGCCCACGAGCGGGGGCTGGCCGACCGGCAGGTCAGTGACGAGACGGTTCGGCAGGCGGTCAAGCGGCTGGGCGTGGGGTGGAAGCGGGCCAAGCGCTGGATCGCCAGCCCGGACCCGCTGTACGCCCAGAAGAAAAGCGCCGCGACCGGCTGATCCGCCTGGCGGCGACGCGCCCGGACTGGGTGCTCGGGTTCGCCGACGAGGTGTGGTGGAGCCGATTGGCCCACCCGGACCTGCACGCCTGGGGTGACGAGCCCCTGCGCCTGGTCCAGCGGGGGGCGGACGGGGACGACCCCGACCCCAAGGCACTGGCCTGCTACGGGCTGCTCCGCCGGGACACCGACCAGATGCTCCTGCGGTTCGTGGACGGCCGCCCCGTCAGCCACGTGACGACCGCGTTCCTCGGCTGGGCCTGCGAGCGCCTGGCCGCCGACGGCAAGGCGGCCCTGCTGCTGGTGTGGGACGACGCCAGTTGGCACGTCAGCAAGCAGGTCCGCACCTGGGTCCGGGCCCGCAACCGCACCGCCAAGCAGGACGGCGGGGTGCGCATCGTGGTGTGCCAACTGCCCAGCAAGGCCCCGTGGCTCAACCCGATCGAGCCGAAGTGGGTCCACGGCAAGCGGGCGGTGGCCGAACCGGATCGGAAACTAGCCGCGGCGGAGATGCAGCAACGCATCTGCGACTACTACGGGTGCGAATCACTACCCCAGCTCGCACAAAAGGTCGATTGATTATGCACTAGGACACCATCGAAAGATCCGTCACCGGAGGGGCTGAGCCGATTCGTCAGACAGAGCCTAATACTACTCCGTTAAGTTGGTCGTGCCTTCACGGTGGGTTCGGCGTAGTACTTTGATGGACGAGAAGCGATTGGGGCAGTTGCAGGAGCGGTTGGGCACGTTCCTGGACGAGATGACGGCGGGGCTGGGGCGGCAGGATCGCCGGCGGTGGGCACAGACATACGTCCGCGGGCTGCTGCTGGACGGGGACCGCAAGAGTGCGGGGGCCATGGCCGGGCGTCTGGCGGCGGTGGACCGGGCCGAGCGGGACTATGAGCAGGCCCTGCAGCAGTTCCTCGGCGCCAGCCCCTGGGACGACCGGCCTGTCCGGGACGCCTTGGCGCGGTGGGCGGCGGGCCGGGCCGACGAGGGCGAGGAGGCCGGGGGCATCGAGCGCTTCGTCGTCATCGACGACACCGGGTTCCCGAAGCAGGGGGAGCGTTCGGTGGCGGTGGCCCGGCAGTACTCGGGGACGCTGGGCAAAGTCGGCAACTGCCAGGTCGCCGTCACCCTCCAGTTTGCGTCGCAGGCCGGCGGCTCGGCCGCCGGGGAGGTGGTGTGCCTGGACGCCGCCCTTTACCTGCCCAAGGGGTGGGCCGCGGACGCCGCCCGCTGCCGCGCGGCGGGCGTTCCCGAGGGGACGGCCCACCGACCCAAGTGGGAGTTGGCGCTGGAGATGCTGGGGCGGGCCAAGGCCAACGGGATCGGCGGCCTGGTGCTGGCCGACGCCGACTACGGCGGCAACGCCGCGTTCCGGGCCGGGCTGGAGGCGCAGGGCTGGCGGTACGCCGTGGGGATCGACAGCAACACCGCCGTGGTCGGGGCGGGCGAGGACCTGGGGGCGGTGCCGCCGTGGCCGGGCGTCGGGCCCAAGCCCACCCGTCCGCAGCGGGTCCGTGACGGCACGATCAGGGCCGTGGCCGCGGCGGGTTGGGCGTCGGGCCACGCCCCGGACTTCCGGGCCGTGACTTGGCGGCAAGGGAGTCGGGGCAGGATGCGCGGCCGGTTCGCCGCCTGGCGGGTCCGCCCGGCACCGGGCC
Encoded here:
- a CDS encoding helix-turn-helix domain-containing protein yields the protein MFVRELTQEERRELESGLRSRDGFRLRRCQVLLASSRGEHAAVIARQVGCSPQTARNAIAAFNARGLASLARGSTRPKTAAPALDEGKRERLRELLHHSPRAFGKHRSTWTLDLLAAAAHERGLADRQVSDETVRQAVKRLGVGWKRAKRWIASPDPLYAQKKSAATG
- a CDS encoding transposase produces the protein MLGFADEVWWSRLAHPDLHAWGDEPLRLVQRGADGDDPDPKALACYGLLRRDTDQMLLRFVDGRPVSHVTTAFLGWACERLAADGKAALLLVWDDASWHVSKQVRTWVRARNRTAKQDGGVRIVVCQLPSKAPWLNPIEPKWVHGKRAVAEPDRKLAAAEMQQRICDYYGCESLPQLAQKVD
- a CDS encoding IS701 family transposase, which codes for MDEKRLGQLQERLGTFLDEMTAGLGRQDRRRWAQTYVRGLLLDGDRKSAGAMAGRLAAVDRAERDYEQALQQFLGASPWDDRPVRDALARWAAGRADEGEEAGGIERFVVIDDTGFPKQGERSVAVARQYSGTLGKVGNCQVAVTLQFASQAGGSAAGEVVCLDAALYLPKGWAADAARCRAAGVPEGTAHRPKWELALEMLGRAKANGIGGLVLADADYGGNAAFRAGLEAQGWRYAVGIDSNTAVVGAGEDLGAVPPWPGVGPKPTRPQRVRDGTIRAVAAAGWASGHAPDFRAVTWRQGSRGRMRGRFAAWRVRPAPGLSARQTPGQACWLLAEWPEGEAAPTKLYFSNLPTSTPLKRLVAAAKGRWWVEQSYQQMKEELGLDHFEGRSWRGWHHHVTLVMLAYAFLASLRTPPPPAGKKGAAGITPPNAPTPNARPSRGSVV